A single region of the Roseivivax sp. THAF197b genome encodes:
- a CDS encoding molybdopterin-dependent oxidoreductase, with protein sequence MSPASADQLPEPEGAVLLTVTGDIKVTNVGDTAQFDLDMLRAMEPETFATSTIWTDGVQRYTGVPLRTLMDRLGVESGTIEARAINDYAIDIPLDDPTSSAPIIAFAVDDKRISRREKGPLWIVYPFDSSVEYRSEVVYARSIWQLDRIHVTP encoded by the coding sequence ATGTCGCCCGCCTCGGCAGACCAACTGCCGGAACCGGAAGGCGCGGTGCTCCTGACAGTCACCGGCGACATCAAGGTCACCAATGTCGGGGATACGGCCCAGTTCGACCTCGACATGCTGCGCGCAATGGAGCCTGAGACCTTCGCCACGTCCACCATCTGGACTGACGGCGTGCAGCGCTACACTGGGGTGCCCTTGCGCACCCTCATGGACCGGCTCGGCGTCGAGAGCGGCACGATCGAAGCGCGCGCAATCAACGATTACGCCATCGACATCCCCCTCGACGACCCGACTTCCAGCGCTCCGATCATCGCCTTCGCCGTGGATGACAAGCGGATCTCGCGGCGGGAAAAGGGACCGCTCTGGATCGTCTATCCGTTCGATTCGAGCGTCGAATACAGGTCGGAAGTGGTCTATGCGCGCAGCATCTGGCAGCTCGATCGTATCCACGTCACGCCCTGA
- a CDS encoding class I SAM-dependent methyltransferase, giving the protein MSDAHLERVYGAQNSDEARAAYDDWADAYERDLCAMGYRLPAAFASVFAAHVPRDAGPILDAGCGGGIQAEPLALLGYGPLTGIDLSEGMLAVARAKGLYAELRQMALGGRLDFPDDHFAVSYACGCISPGHAPASSFEDLTRVTRPGGLVLFSLRADAGQDPAYPEAVAQLAASGRWREVFKTAPFQSMPYGEPEITHRVHVYEVI; this is encoded by the coding sequence ATGTCCGACGCACATCTGGAGCGTGTCTATGGCGCGCAGAACAGCGACGAGGCGCGCGCGGCCTATGACGATTGGGCCGACGCCTATGAGCGCGACCTTTGCGCGATGGGCTACCGGCTGCCTGCAGCCTTCGCGTCTGTCTTCGCCGCCCATGTGCCGCGCGACGCAGGCCCCATCCTCGATGCGGGCTGCGGTGGCGGTATCCAGGCCGAACCCCTGGCGCTTTTGGGGTACGGCCCGCTGACGGGCATCGATCTGTCCGAGGGCATGTTGGCGGTCGCACGCGCCAAGGGGCTCTACGCGGAATTGCGCCAGATGGCGTTGGGCGGAAGGCTCGATTTTCCGGATGACCATTTCGCCGTGAGCTATGCCTGCGGGTGTATTTCGCCCGGCCATGCGCCCGCATCGTCCTTCGAGGATCTGACGCGCGTGACCCGGCCCGGCGGGTTGGTCCTGTTCTCGCTCCGCGCCGATGCAGGGCAGGACCCGGCCTATCCGGAGGCCGTGGCGCAGCTTGCCGCTTCGGGACGCTGGCGCGAGGTCTTCAAGACCGCGCCATTCCAGTCGATGCCTTACGGTGAGCCCGAGATCACCCACCGCGTGCATGTCTACGAGGTGATCTAG
- a CDS encoding PleD family two-component system response regulator: MRILAVDDDSFIRDMLRLALSRAGYFDTAFAESGEAALDLIAQADAPFDCFLLDVNMPNMDGIELCRHIRAHADYADVPIIMVTRLDHRAYVTQAFDAGASDYIVKPFEQAEIGLRVDLARRRSASQQPEVARPALVPVETAASSLSEPFMLRKVPGAVSVEALKNSLQALPSFSRFRICVLKVVNVEELHAEQSLPAFRQTIRQVALILAELLWDEDVQMAYLGDGAIAFAIRGPSDVDCQSLAVSLNDWIADNSPDAQIAPVVAIASDGPPRYIPKLDRMSCLSFARELAEELAEQIIFNASMRAEDMMPRVVNS; the protein is encoded by the coding sequence ATGCGGATATTGGCCGTTGATGATGACAGTTTCATACGGGACATGCTCAGACTTGCCCTGAGCCGTGCCGGGTATTTCGACACGGCCTTCGCCGAAAGCGGCGAGGCTGCGCTGGATTTGATCGCGCAGGCGGACGCGCCGTTCGATTGCTTCCTGCTTGATGTGAACATGCCGAACATGGACGGGATAGAGCTGTGCCGCCATATCCGGGCGCATGCGGATTATGCCGATGTGCCCATCATCATGGTCACGCGCCTCGACCACCGGGCTTATGTGACGCAGGCTTTCGACGCGGGGGCGAGCGATTACATCGTCAAACCGTTCGAACAGGCAGAGATCGGCCTGCGGGTCGATCTGGCGCGGCGGCGATCCGCGTCCCAGCAGCCAGAGGTGGCCCGGCCCGCGCTCGTTCCGGTCGAGACCGCGGCCTCCAGCCTGTCGGAGCCCTTCATGCTTCGGAAGGTCCCCGGCGCGGTCAGCGTCGAGGCACTGAAAAACTCGCTGCAGGCGCTGCCGAGCTTTTCGCGGTTCCGGATCTGCGTGCTCAAGGTCGTCAATGTCGAGGAGCTGCACGCGGAGCAATCGCTGCCCGCCTTCCGGCAGACGATCCGTCAGGTCGCGCTCATCCTGGCGGAGCTGCTTTGGGATGAAGATGTGCAGATGGCCTATCTCGGCGATGGCGCCATCGCCTTCGCGATCCGGGGTCCGAGCGATGTCGATTGCCAATCGCTGGCGGTCTCGCTCAATGACTGGATCGCGGACAATTCGCCCGATGCGCAGATCGCGCCTGTGGTGGCCATCGCCAGCGATGGTCCCCCACGATACATCCCCAAGCTTGACCGGATGTCCTGCCTGAGCTTCGCGCGCGAACTCGCCGAAGAACTCGCCGAACAGATCATCTTCAATGCCAGCATGCGCGCCGAGGACATGATGCCCCGCGTGGTGAACAGCTGA
- a CDS encoding ATP-binding protein translates to MALDPSRTIARRGLTGLILVAAVCLPLIALMVQDVVRELRLLRSASADNLQWTLSQAEIEFQEFRRSAERVANGSASDLETLRADFDIFYSRIGTLEASGVFVRLRENDEFDAALTTLREFLDASVPVIDGPDAALREEVRRWPPQLAELREVTRDLSISGLTFFASASEARRDGIALTLRRVALLTTALLLAMAATLVILRRTTTQLQERGRLLSATNARLNTILDTTRDGIVVADRHGRILQFNAAAEAMFGRKAPQVDGLRFSRFIRSTETKHDPVRLESLDGQGRWTMEGLRRDGSTFPIEIAVSRASAGGEDIFIGSVRDVSHSVAAERDLLAAHDRAVAGEKAKSDFLAVMTHEIRTPLNGLLGNLNLMQDTDLTEDQSRFTRNMAISGEVLMRHVDSVMDIARLEAQTPPNAREPVHLGQLLQDVVDGQSGAAVARDTTLTWRWIGPAAGWVASDPVRLNQILLNLVGNAIKFTEAGAIIIEAEAETDRDDPGKLTLELRVIDTGIGIAEDALETVFDDFTTLDTSYRRKTGGTGLGLGIARRLTESLGGEIGAESTLGEGSVFWLRLPLTRTAAPAQPIRQTEDAAEARPLDILVVEDNDINQDLALDQLRALGHRAVAASDGRAGVAMAEAQAFDAILMDISMPVMDGLEAARHIRASNGPCANAPIIALSANVLARNQERFKAAGMNDFLGKPFTRAALQATLERAMSRPAPAPRADDGPGTRMPSDAVVARLRATLSKEVADLIDWLSEADIDTPEIGERCHRIAGTAAAFEETGLRDALVAIEEAAEAKDAPTFQSRVADLAKLDPRRNDASGAPQKHAV, encoded by the coding sequence ATGGCACTCGACCCTTCCAGAACGATTGCAAGGCGCGGCCTCACGGGCCTCATACTGGTTGCCGCCGTCTGTCTGCCGCTCATCGCGCTCATGGTCCAGGACGTGGTGCGGGAATTGCGCCTGCTCCGGTCTGCCTCCGCGGACAATCTGCAATGGACATTGTCCCAGGCCGAAATCGAATTCCAGGAATTTCGCCGCTCGGCAGAACGTGTCGCCAATGGCAGCGCCTCCGATCTGGAAACGCTACGGGCCGATTTCGATATCTTCTACAGCCGCATCGGCACGCTTGAGGCCAGCGGGGTTTTCGTCCGGTTGCGCGAGAACGACGAGTTCGATGCCGCCCTCACCACCCTGCGCGAATTCCTCGACGCCTCGGTCCCTGTCATCGACGGCCCGGACGCGGCATTGCGCGAAGAGGTGCGCAGATGGCCGCCGCAACTGGCCGAGTTGCGCGAGGTGACGCGGGATCTTTCGATTTCCGGGCTGACCTTCTTCGCCTCCGCCTCCGAAGCGCGGCGCGACGGGATCGCGCTCACACTGCGCCGTGTGGCGCTTCTGACAACAGCGCTCTTGCTGGCGATGGCTGCCACGCTGGTTATCCTGCGCCGTACCACGACCCAATTGCAGGAGCGCGGGCGTCTGCTCAGTGCCACGAATGCACGACTGAACACCATTCTGGACACGACCCGCGACGGCATCGTCGTGGCCGACCGCCATGGCCGCATCCTGCAGTTCAATGCCGCAGCGGAGGCGATGTTCGGACGCAAGGCGCCCCAAGTGGACGGGCTGCGCTTTTCGCGCTTCATCCGCTCAACCGAGACGAAGCACGATCCGGTACGCCTCGAGAGCCTGGACGGACAAGGCCGCTGGACCATGGAGGGATTGCGCAGGGACGGCAGCACCTTCCCCATCGAGATCGCCGTTTCGCGTGCCTCCGCAGGCGGCGAGGACATCTTCATCGGGTCCGTGCGCGACGTGTCGCACAGTGTCGCCGCCGAACGGGACCTTCTTGCCGCCCATGACCGGGCCGTTGCGGGCGAGAAGGCCAAATCCGACTTCCTGGCCGTGATGACGCATGAGATCCGAACGCCGCTCAATGGCCTTCTGGGCAATCTCAACCTGATGCAGGACACGGACCTCACGGAGGATCAGTCCCGCTTCACGCGCAACATGGCCATCTCGGGCGAGGTGCTGATGCGGCACGTGGATTCGGTGATGGATATCGCCCGGCTGGAGGCGCAGACTCCGCCCAATGCGCGCGAGCCTGTGCATCTGGGCCAGCTGTTGCAGGATGTGGTGGACGGGCAAAGCGGTGCCGCCGTCGCGCGCGACACCACGCTGACCTGGCGCTGGATCGGCCCGGCCGCGGGCTGGGTCGCAAGCGATCCGGTGCGCCTGAACCAGATCCTGCTCAACCTCGTCGGCAATGCCATCAAGTTCACCGAGGCCGGTGCGATCATCATCGAGGCCGAGGCCGAGACCGACCGTGACGATCCCGGCAAGCTGACGCTCGAGCTGCGGGTCATCGATACCGGCATCGGTATCGCCGAAGACGCACTCGAGACGGTGTTCGACGATTTCACCACGCTCGATACGAGTTACCGGCGCAAGACCGGCGGCACCGGGCTCGGCCTCGGGATTGCGCGGCGCCTGACCGAAAGCCTCGGCGGCGAGATTGGCGCGGAAAGCACGCTTGGGGAGGGCAGCGTCTTCTGGCTGCGCCTGCCCCTGACCCGGACCGCCGCGCCCGCCCAACCGATCCGGCAGACCGAGGACGCCGCGGAGGCCAGACCGCTCGATATCCTGGTTGTCGAGGATAACGACATCAATCAAGACCTCGCCCTCGACCAGCTGCGCGCGCTCGGCCATCGCGCTGTTGCCGCCAGTGACGGACGCGCGGGCGTGGCCATGGCGGAGGCGCAAGCCTTCGATGCCATCCTGATGGACATCTCCATGCCGGTCATGGACGGGCTGGAGGCCGCGCGGCATATCCGCGCCTCGAACGGGCCCTGTGCGAACGCGCCGATCATTGCGCTGTCCGCCAATGTCCTCGCCCGCAATCAGGAACGCTTCAAGGCCGCGGGCATGAACGACTTCCTGGGCAAGCCCTTCACGCGTGCCGCACTGCAGGCCACGCTTGAACGCGCCATGTCGCGCCCTGCCCCAGCCCCTCGCGCCGATGATGGCCCCGGCACGCGGATGCCCTCCGACGCGGTGGTCGCCCGGCTTCGCGCGACCTTGTCGAAAGAAGTGGCGGACCTGATCGACTGGCTGTCCGAGGCCGATATCGACACGCCCGAGATCGGGGAGCGTTGCCACCGGATCGCAGGCACTGCCGCCGCCTTCGAAGAGACCGGCCTGCGCGACGCGCTCGTCGCCATCGAGGAGGCAGCAGAGGCCAAGGATGCCCCGACCTTCCAAAGCCGTGTGGCGGATCTGGCCAAGCTCGACCCACGCCGCAACGACGCGTCCGGTGCGCCCCAAAAGCACGCCGTGTAA
- a CDS encoding DeoR/GlpR family DNA-binding transcription regulator, whose product MSQTFRHSEIIDIARRDGAVTVEGLAAHFGVTHQTIRRDLTDLAEAGRLERVHGGAVLPSGTTNIGYEERRALNTEAKTAIAEACAAQIPDNISLFLNIGTSTEAVARALDQHANLLVVTNNMNVANILAANDGCEVVVTGGRLRRSDGGLVGNLAAETIRQFKFDLAVIGCSALDDDGDLLDFDIEEVGVSQTILAQARRTFLVADQSKFTRSAPARIATLADIDTFFTDATLPGSLAAKCREWGTTVTPPTQGGGLSRAAS is encoded by the coding sequence ATGTCCCAAACCTTCCGGCACAGCGAGATCATCGACATCGCCCGGCGCGACGGGGCCGTCACCGTCGAAGGGCTCGCGGCTCATTTCGGGGTCACGCACCAGACCATCCGACGCGATCTGACGGACCTGGCCGAGGCGGGCCGTCTGGAGCGGGTGCATGGCGGCGCCGTGCTGCCGTCCGGGACCACCAATATCGGCTACGAGGAGCGCCGCGCGCTCAACACGGAGGCCAAGACCGCCATCGCGGAGGCCTGTGCGGCGCAGATCCCCGACAATATCTCGCTTTTCCTCAATATCGGCACCTCGACGGAGGCGGTCGCGCGGGCGCTCGACCAGCATGCCAACCTGCTGGTGGTGACCAACAACATGAATGTGGCCAATATCCTGGCCGCGAATGATGGCTGCGAGGTCGTGGTCACCGGGGGACGCTTGCGCAGGTCCGATGGCGGGCTCGTCGGCAACCTCGCCGCCGAGACGATCCGTCAGTTCAAATTCGATCTCGCGGTGATCGGCTGCTCGGCTCTGGATGATGACGGCGACCTTCTGGATTTCGACATCGAGGAGGTGGGCGTCAGCCAAACCATCCTCGCCCAAGCGCGGCGCACCTTCCTTGTCGCCGATCAATCGAAATTCACCCGCAGCGCGCCCGCACGGATCGCCACCTTGGCCGATATCGATACGTTCTTTACCGATGCGACGCTGCCCGGATCGCTCGCGGCCAAATGCCGTGAATGGGGAACAACGGTGACCCCGCCGACCCAAGGCGGGGGCTTGTCGCGCGCGGCGTCGTGA
- a CDS encoding response regulator transcription factor — protein sequence MRVLIADDHDLLRETLVAYLEGEDGVQTEQAASFDEVRRCVEKSPQFDLILLDFRMPGMTGLSSVADAISLGGGNQRVALISGEATRDVAKQALNMGAAGFIPKTLGAKSLVSAIKFMAMGEQYAPIEFMRSGDSEPSNPLAASLTPRERDVLRGVKEGKSNKEIARDLGVTEPTVKLHMKTMFRKLDVRNRTQAAMLAREAQIE from the coding sequence TTGCGCGTCTTGATCGCAGATGACCACGACCTGTTACGCGAAACATTGGTTGCGTACCTCGAAGGCGAAGACGGCGTCCAGACGGAGCAGGCCGCATCCTTCGACGAGGTGCGCCGCTGCGTCGAGAAAAGCCCGCAATTCGATCTGATCCTGCTCGATTTCCGCATGCCCGGCATGACCGGTCTGTCCAGCGTGGCCGATGCCATCAGCCTCGGCGGCGGCAATCAGCGTGTCGCGCTGATCTCGGGGGAGGCCACGCGGGACGTGGCCAAGCAGGCCCTGAACATGGGGGCCGCCGGGTTCATTCCGAAAACGCTCGGGGCAAAGTCGCTGGTCAGCGCCATCAAGTTCATGGCCATGGGCGAGCAATACGCGCCGATCGAATTCATGCGGAGCGGCGATTCCGAGCCGAGCAATCCGCTCGCCGCGTCGCTGACGCCGCGCGAACGGGATGTCTTGCGCGGGGTCAAGGAGGGCAAGTCAAACAAGGAGATTGCCCGCGATCTCGGCGTCACCGAACCGACGGTGAAGCTGCATATGAAGACGATGTTCCGCAAGCTTGACGTGCGCAACCGCACCCAGGCCGCGATGCTGGCCCGCGAGGCGCAGATCGAATGA